A genomic region of Vitis vinifera cultivar Pinot Noir 40024 chromosome 7, ASM3070453v1 contains the following coding sequences:
- the LOC100252765 gene encoding defensin-like protein 1 isoform X1: protein MERKSLGFFFFLLLILLASQEMVVPSEARVCESQSHKFEGACMGDHNCALVCRNEGFSGGKCKGLRRRCFCTKLC, encoded by the exons ATGGAGAGGAAATCTCttggcttcttcttcttcctcctcctcatCCTCTTGGCTTCTC AAGAGATGGTGGTGCCAAGTGAGGCAAGAGTCTGTGAGTCACAAAGCCATAAGTTCGAGGGTGCATGCATGGGAGACCACAACTGTGCTCTGGTCTGCAGGAATGAAGGCTTCTCCGGCGGCAAGTGCAAAGGCTTGCGCCGCCGATGCTTCTGCACCAAGCTCTGTTAA
- the LOC100252765 gene encoding defensin-like protein 1 isoform X2: MERKSLGFFFFLLLILLASQMVVPSEARVCESQSHKFEGACMGDHNCALVCRNEGFSGGKCKGLRRRCFCTKLC; the protein is encoded by the exons ATGGAGAGGAAATCTCttggcttcttcttcttcctcctcctcatCCTCTTGGCTTCTC AGATGGTGGTGCCAAGTGAGGCAAGAGTCTGTGAGTCACAAAGCCATAAGTTCGAGGGTGCATGCATGGGAGACCACAACTGTGCTCTGGTCTGCAGGAATGAAGGCTTCTCCGGCGGCAAGTGCAAAGGCTTGCGCCGCCGATGCTTCTGCACCAAGCTCTGTTAA